The Schistocerca cancellata isolate TAMUIC-IGC-003103 chromosome 4, iqSchCanc2.1, whole genome shotgun sequence genome contains a region encoding:
- the LOC126185044 gene encoding zinc transporter ZIP3-like: MEVIIFQFVCLVVLFVIMTVSGSIPIVIIWRRKNAQLSDIAGTLISVSNCVAGGVFMGMCFLGLFPFVKEKFRDVMEKMKLSTTFPIAEFVIGIGFFLILTSEQILISKKKLNSAPVKNSAHTFVASDDDKHEDESHLGLLEAEANEKQIDHELQNDDNTELQLSVNGHSHLDTILLTDNTSNQRSCMLLLAVSIHSLFEGITLGLQTDMVKLLHLFLAVLIHEVLVVLALGVNIAKRNLGITKSFRYILMATGSIPVGMIVGLLIGTAPGLFGSVLSACLQGIAAGIFIHVTFMEIMPEEFVRNKYQLWKVLFFFIGFMLMAVVSFFLDSYK, encoded by the coding sequence ATGGAAGTaatcatttttcagtttgtttgtttGGTAGTTCTTTTTGTCATTATGACTGTAAGTGGGTCAATACCTATAGTTATTATATGGAGGCGCAAGAATGCTCAGTTAAGTGACATCGCTGGCACATTAATATCTGTAAGCAACTGTGTTGCTGGTGGTGTTTTTATGGGGATGTGTTTTTTAGGACTATTTCCGTTTGTCAAGGAAAAGTTTAGAGATGTTATGGAAAAAATGAAGCTGTCAACCACTTTCCCAATAGCAGAGTTTGTCATTGGCATTGGctttttccttattctaacatcAGAACAAATTTTGATCTCTAAAAAGAAATTAAACTCAGCTCCTGTTAAGAATTCAGCTCACACGTTTGTTGCTAGTGATGATGATAAACATGAAGATGAATCTCATCTTGGACTTCTGGAAGCAGAGGCCAATGAAAAACAAATTGACCATGAGTTGCAAAATGATGATAATACGGAGCTTCAGCTAAGTGTAAATGGTCATTCACATCTGGACACAATACTTTTGACAGACAACACTTCTAATCAGCGTAGTTGTATGTTGTTACTCGCTGTTAGCATACACTCACTGTTTGAAGGGATTACCTTAGGCTTACAAACTGACATGGTGAAACTCTTGCATTTGTTCCTTGCAGTTTTAATTCATGAAGTACTCGTCGTACTCGCACTGGGTGTTAACATAGCGAAACGTAATCTGGGCATAACAAAAAGCTTTAGGTATATTCTGATGGCCACTGGAAGTATACCTGTTGGAATGATTGTAGGACTCCTTATTGGAACAGCACCAGGCTTATTTGGCAGTGTACTTTCAGCCTGTCTGCAAGGCATTGCAGCAGGAATTTTTATACATGTAACATTTATGGAAATTATGCCAGAAGAGTTTGTGAGGAATAAGTATCAACTGTGGAAAGTATTATTTTTTTTCATTGGATTCATGTTAATGGCAGTAGTGAGTTTCTTTTTAGATAGTTACAAATAA